A DNA window from Arachis duranensis cultivar V14167 chromosome 3, aradu.V14167.gnm2.J7QH, whole genome shotgun sequence contains the following coding sequences:
- the LOC107480803 gene encoding uncharacterized protein LOC107480803 yields MSATKSSSRKRVSEPDCSKSDKKNRSATDNLDFDFDLSDDIKGIVSALHLIRDKAQKDGQKKNEETISSVAPEIKAMIEELRSKLEKDRLTFAKALSKSSKECESALKNETSKFQALHEKFSKDKAASLQALKDIISKFEEEKAKLFLRYEQLRKKEKSIISEQEKACNDKIAQLEESLKKKKQDDKTFSILRKTLGSFLESTSDDDFPPDDEE; encoded by the exons ATGTCTGCAACCAAATCCAGCTCCAGGAAGCGAGTATCCGAACCCGACTGCAGCAAATCCGACAAGAAGAACCGATCAGCCACAGACAATCTCGATTTCGATTTCGATCTCTCTGA TGATATCAAAGGAATCGTGTCGGCGCTGCACCTGATTAGAGACAAGGCTCAGAAGGATGGCCAGAAGAAGAACGAAGAAACTATTTCGAG TGTGGCTCCTGAGATAAAGGCTATGATTGAGGAATTGAGGTCCAAATTAGAGAAGGACAG GCTAACTTTTGCTAAAGCACTTTCAAAGAGCTCTAAAGAG TGTGAGAGTGCTTTGAAGAATGAAACATCCAAGTTTCAAGCACTTCATGAAAAATTTTCCAAGGACAAAGCTGCTTCTTTACAGGCTTTGAAAG ATATTATCTCTAAATTTGAAGAGGAAAAGGCGAAGCTATTCCTAAGATATGAACAACTAA GGAAGAAGGAAAAAAGTATTATATCTGAACAAGAAAAGGCATGCAACGATAAAATTGCCCAGCTGGAAGAGTCgctgaaaaagaagaaacag GACGATAAAACTTTCAGCATTTTAAGGAAAACTCTAGGCTCATTCTTGGAAAGTACCTCGGATGATGATTTCCCTCCTGATGACGAGGAGTGA